The Thermoleophilum album genome contains a region encoding:
- a CDS encoding glycosyltransferase family 4 protein, translating to MRVLFVNHTAAMSGAERALLDLLECAAERHELLVLVPDGPLARALDERGIPRSALPAFELSFRLHPLRTPRSLVPFAPAASRLARIAKRFRPHLVYANTPRAAFSAIPWCRRHRTPLVVRAHEHFPANLSGRLVARLLARGADAICAVSRDTRERLQAALGRSRGRARLVHLHNGIDLERFRPDPTGARRVRDEFGADASVALLVQIAQITPWKGQDLAIRCLAGLVAEGFDAKLVLVGEVAFSGPAVAFDNRAYERQLRRLVAQLGVVDRVVFAGARNDVPAILTAADLTLVPSWCEPFGLVTVESMACGTPPLVSERGAGPELIADGEHGRLLPPCRPELWSAAAAELLRDRERLEAMGRSARAAASRFDRMRAALAMEELWRDLAHRA from the coding sequence TTGCGCGTTCTCTTCGTCAACCACACGGCGGCGATGAGTGGAGCCGAACGAGCTCTGCTCGACCTGCTGGAGTGTGCGGCAGAGCGGCACGAGCTGTTGGTGCTAGTGCCCGACGGCCCGCTCGCAAGGGCGCTCGACGAACGTGGTATCCCGCGATCCGCGCTGCCGGCCTTCGAACTGAGCTTCCGCCTGCATCCGCTGCGGACCCCCCGATCGCTCGTCCCGTTCGCGCCAGCGGCCTCGCGGTTGGCGCGGATCGCCAAGCGGTTTCGTCCGCATCTCGTTTACGCCAACACGCCGCGCGCCGCTTTCTCGGCGATCCCGTGGTGCCGCAGGCATCGCACGCCGCTGGTGGTGCGTGCCCACGAGCACTTTCCCGCGAACCTCTCGGGACGCCTGGTGGCTCGCTTGCTGGCGCGCGGCGCCGACGCGATCTGCGCGGTGTCGCGCGACACCCGCGAGCGCTTGCAAGCCGCACTTGGGCGCTCCCGCGGTCGTGCGCGCCTCGTCCATCTCCACAACGGCATCGATCTCGAGCGCTTCCGACCCGACCCTACGGGGGCCCGCCGGGTTCGCGATGAGTTCGGCGCCGATGCCTCGGTGGCGCTGCTCGTCCAGATCGCTCAGATCACCCCCTGGAAGGGTCAGGATCTGGCGATTCGCTGTTTGGCGGGGTTGGTCGCCGAGGGCTTCGATGCGAAGCTCGTGCTGGTCGGCGAGGTGGCGTTCTCGGGGCCAGCGGTGGCCTTCGACAACCGCGCCTACGAGCGCCAGCTGCGGCGCCTCGTCGCCCAGCTCGGGGTCGTCGACAGGGTGGTCTTCGCCGGCGCGCGCAACGACGTCCCGGCAATCCTGACCGCCGCCGACCTGACGCTCGTGCCCTCCTGGTGCGAGCCGTTTGGCCTGGTTACCGTGGAAAGCATGGCCTGCGGGACACCGCCGCTGGTTTCCGAACGAGGTGCCGGCCCCGAGTTGATCGCCGACGGCGAACACGGGCGGCTGCTGCCTCCCTGCCGGCCGGAGCTGTGGAGCGCGGCGGCGGCGGAACTGCTGCGAGACCGCGAGCGGCTGGAAGCGATGGGACGGAGCGCGCGCGCGGCGGCGAGCCGCTTCGACCGGATGCGGGCAGCGCTTGCGATGGAGGAGCTATGGCGGGATCTCGCGCATCGCGCCTGA